The following are encoded in a window of Maridesulfovibrio ferrireducens genomic DNA:
- a CDS encoding DUF389 domain-containing protein → MGFFFIRKPRTKAKVPLLFVSDARREFLITDITRNSVASGMYYLLMVVAAFIASIGLMANSPAVVIGAMLVSPLMMPIFGVSLGLVRGEFPLIRDSVFSVTAGILLGVGGAFLIGCFPIFFEITNEIITRTKPNLLDLGVAAFAGIAGTVALIDEKVSPVMPGIAIATALMPPLCTSGLCLALHQYTNAWGAFLLFFANFLVILSVASALFIMTGFIPHSENEPLPRLIKHFSITTIGLILVAGLLTKSLIEVSTSRKINKNLRTITMQAISSTPNTAIKDVQHEITDGIISGFIILQGPKSLDAKVVNKIEKESSQTLNMPVQIIVRTNITQSISSSTKINSSALVNAEEKKKGIKADSKVIILEHTELLLRSLMSDYPWYTLSSINHMNLKNGHAVIAEISGPEKPLPEDVEKIERMLRDRTKQKNLTLIVRFFKSNDITRNGRNLFGTVYSEKESPKAKKVKDSAMQLLKNIRNIFPIYVDTQKTADGWKVLADITGERLITSKEINSIEKKLTKEIGAPVKLYVYSRTEAIISREGLKPLEFFSTTGSRKRFKVD, encoded by the coding sequence ATGGGCTTTTTTTTTATTAGAAAACCGAGAACAAAAGCCAAGGTTCCTTTACTGTTTGTCAGTGATGCCCGTCGTGAATTTCTTATCACTGACATCACCCGCAACTCAGTAGCCAGCGGCATGTACTATCTGCTTATGGTGGTTGCCGCTTTCATTGCCTCCATAGGACTTATGGCAAACAGTCCGGCGGTTGTTATCGGGGCCATGCTCGTTTCTCCTCTTATGATGCCCATCTTTGGAGTATCTCTAGGACTGGTACGCGGAGAATTTCCCCTTATACGTGACTCTGTTTTTTCCGTGACCGCTGGGATTTTGCTTGGAGTAGGCGGAGCATTCCTGATTGGGTGCTTCCCGATATTCTTTGAAATAACTAATGAAATTATAACCAGAACAAAACCCAACCTGCTGGATCTCGGTGTAGCAGCATTTGCCGGAATTGCCGGAACAGTGGCCCTGATTGATGAAAAAGTAAGTCCGGTCATGCCGGGGATCGCTATCGCAACCGCACTGATGCCTCCTCTCTGCACCAGCGGCCTATGTCTTGCCCTTCACCAATACACTAACGCCTGGGGAGCATTTCTGCTATTTTTTGCCAACTTTCTGGTTATTCTTTCAGTGGCAAGCGCTTTGTTCATTATGACCGGCTTCATTCCACATTCCGAAAATGAACCGCTACCAAGACTTATCAAACATTTTTCAATAACGACTATCGGGCTTATCCTTGTAGCGGGACTTCTCACCAAATCACTCATAGAGGTCTCGACTTCCCGGAAAATAAACAAAAACCTGAGAACAATCACCATGCAGGCCATTTCCTCCACTCCCAATACGGCCATTAAGGACGTGCAGCATGAAATTACAGACGGCATTATCAGCGGATTTATTATCTTACAAGGACCCAAGTCATTAGATGCAAAGGTGGTAAATAAAATTGAAAAAGAATCCTCACAGACCCTTAATATGCCAGTACAAATCATCGTACGCACAAATATAACCCAAAGCATTTCATCAAGCACCAAAATCAACAGCAGTGCTCTTGTCAATGCAGAAGAAAAAAAGAAAGGAATTAAAGCTGACAGCAAAGTCATAATTCTTGAGCACACAGAACTATTACTACGCAGTCTCATGTCTGACTATCCGTGGTACACTCTCTCCTCTATTAACCATATGAATCTTAAAAATGGGCACGCAGTCATCGCAGAAATCAGCGGACCGGAAAAACCGCTGCCTGAAGATGTTGAAAAAATTGAACGTATGCTGAGAGACAGAACTAAACAAAAAAACCTGACTTTAATCGTCCGTTTCTTCAAAAGTAATGACATCACACGTAACGGCAGAAACCTTTTTGGAACAGTCTACTCAGAAAAAGAGTCCCCAAAAGCGAAAAAAGTAAAAGATTCAGCCATGCAGCTTCTCAAAAACATACGTAATATTTTCCCTATCTATGTTGACACACAAAAAACTGCAGATGGCTGGAAGGTCCTTGCCGACATCACAGGCGAGCGATTGATTACCAGCAAAGAAATCAACAGCATAGAGAAAAAACTTACTAAAGAAATTGGAGCCCCGGTCAAACTTTATGTCTACTCAAGAACTGAGGCAATTATCAGTAGAGAGGGGCTAAAACCTCTTGAATTCTTTTCAACCACAGGCTCCCGTAAACGATTCAAAGTGGACTGA
- a CDS encoding response regulator, with amino-acid sequence MNDKMSRQTVLVVDDASNNIAIFSNILSPKYRVKAAKNGSKALQIAFETIPDIILLDIMMPEMDGYEVCRKLKQDPRTRNIPIIFVTAMVNVEDEAHGFEIGAVDYITKPVSPPIVLARVKTHLQLYDQNRSLEEKVRRRTTELDNSRREIIRRLGRAAEYKDNETGMHVIRMSYYSHIIAKGIGMNEVETDLILNATPMHDIGKIGIPDIILLKAGKLDEHERKIIQKHCEFGAEIIGKHDNPLLQMAYSVALTHHEKWNGKGYPHGLKGEDIPLEGRIVAIADVFDALTSERTYKKAWPVEKAVALILEESGQHFDPALVTVFMDNLESILEVKDQHAEKE; translated from the coding sequence ATGAATGATAAAATGTCCAGACAGACGGTTCTTGTCGTTGACGATGCCTCTAATAACATTGCTATTTTTTCTAATATTCTATCCCCAAAATACAGAGTTAAAGCAGCTAAAAACGGTTCAAAAGCACTGCAAATAGCTTTTGAAACCATTCCCGACATAATCCTGCTGGACATAATGATGCCGGAAATGGACGGATACGAGGTCTGTCGCAAGCTCAAACAAGACCCGCGAACAAGAAATATTCCGATTATTTTTGTTACAGCGATGGTGAACGTTGAGGATGAGGCTCACGGATTTGAGATTGGGGCTGTCGATTATATAACCAAACCTGTAAGCCCTCCGATTGTGCTGGCCCGGGTTAAAACTCATTTACAACTATACGATCAGAACAGGTCACTGGAAGAAAAAGTCCGCCGGCGGACCACAGAACTGGACAACAGCCGCCGTGAAATTATCCGCAGGCTGGGCAGAGCTGCCGAATATAAAGACAACGAAACAGGCATGCATGTTATTCGCATGAGTTACTATTCGCACATTATTGCCAAAGGGATAGGCATGAACGAGGTTGAAACCGACCTTATACTGAATGCCACTCCCATGCACGATATCGGCAAGATCGGAATCCCGGATATAATTCTGCTCAAAGCAGGCAAACTCGATGAGCATGAAAGGAAGATCATTCAGAAGCATTGTGAATTCGGAGCCGAGATTATAGGAAAGCATGACAACCCCCTACTGCAAATGGCTTACTCAGTGGCTCTTACACATCATGAAAAATGGAATGGAAAAGGCTATCCTCACGGTCTCAAAGGGGAGGACATTCCTCTAGAAGGAAGAATTGTCGCAATTGCTGATGTATTCGATGCCTTGACCAGTGAAAGAACCTACAAAAAAGCCTGGCCTGTTGAAAAAGCAGTCGCTCTTATTCTGGAAGAATCCGGACAGCATTTTGACCCGGCACTCGTGACAGTGTTTATGGATAATCTGGAAAGTATTCTTGAAGTTAAAGATCAGCATGCTGAAAAAGAATAA
- the nhaB gene encoding sodium/proton antiporter NhaB: protein MQPTFLQALGSNFLGAAPKWYKLTILFFLALNPCLMLVAGPFVAGWALIAEFIFTLAMALKCYPLPAGGLLAFEAVFLGMTSSETIYHEAIKNFEVILLLIFMVAGIYFMKEFLQFTFTRILVRVRSKIVISVLFCLAGAVLSAFLDALTVTAVIIAVAYGFYNVYHRFASGKTLHCDHDLCNDQAVIAKNREDLLEFRAFLRNLMMHGAVGTALGGVCTLVGEPQNLLIASEMGWHFVEFFMKVVPVSMPVLATGLLTCVTVEYFHIFGYGAQLPGNIRSHLLETAIKMEEQQGQKGKVRLFIQAITGIWLVAALALHLAAVGIIGLSVIILLTSMNGVIEEHHLGKAFEEALPFTALLVVFFSVVAVIHDQGLFHPIINYVLSLHGQTQLVAYYIANGLLSAISDNVFVATVYISETKMHFVHLLGAIPDIGMTGQALMDKLTDPHIARADAVAGLPQAAATQALSIMTNLDKLAVAINTGTNIPSVATPNGQAAFLFLLTSALAPVIRLSYGRMVLLALPYTITMSLMGLAAVNYLL from the coding sequence ATGCAACCTACATTTTTGCAAGCACTAGGCAGCAACTTTCTGGGAGCTGCCCCTAAATGGTACAAACTGACCATTTTATTTTTTCTGGCCTTGAACCCGTGCCTTATGCTCGTTGCCGGACCATTTGTAGCTGGCTGGGCACTTATTGCAGAGTTCATTTTTACACTGGCAATGGCTCTGAAATGTTATCCTTTGCCAGCCGGTGGATTACTTGCATTTGAAGCAGTCTTTCTGGGCATGACTTCAAGTGAGACAATTTATCATGAAGCTATCAAAAATTTTGAAGTAATCCTGCTGCTGATCTTTATGGTCGCAGGGATCTATTTCATGAAAGAATTTCTGCAATTCACATTTACCCGCATTCTCGTTCGAGTTCGTTCTAAGATAGTTATCTCAGTACTGTTCTGTCTTGCGGGTGCTGTGTTATCAGCATTTCTTGATGCTTTGACTGTAACCGCTGTTATTATCGCCGTGGCTTATGGATTCTACAATGTCTATCACAGATTCGCCTCGGGAAAGACCCTGCACTGTGACCATGACCTGTGTAACGATCAGGCTGTCATTGCTAAAAACCGTGAAGATTTGTTGGAATTCCGAGCTTTTCTGCGCAATCTTATGATGCACGGTGCTGTAGGAACAGCCCTCGGCGGAGTTTGCACACTGGTCGGAGAGCCTCAGAACCTGCTCATCGCCAGTGAAATGGGCTGGCACTTCGTAGAATTCTTCATGAAAGTCGTGCCTGTATCAATGCCTGTTTTAGCTACAGGACTGCTGACCTGCGTAACCGTTGAATACTTTCATATCTTCGGCTACGGAGCACAGTTGCCCGGAAACATTCGTTCTCACCTACTTGAAACAGCTATTAAAATGGAAGAACAACAAGGGCAGAAAGGTAAGGTCCGTTTATTCATTCAGGCAATAACAGGTATATGGCTCGTTGCTGCCTTAGCTTTACACCTTGCTGCGGTCGGTATTATCGGCCTGTCAGTTATTATTCTGCTCACTTCTATGAACGGTGTTATTGAAGAACATCATTTAGGAAAAGCTTTCGAGGAAGCACTGCCTTTTACCGCTCTTCTCGTAGTATTCTTTTCAGTTGTAGCCGTAATCCATGATCAGGGTCTATTTCATCCTATCATTAATTACGTGCTCAGCCTGCATGGCCAAACCCAGCTTGTTGCATACTATATTGCCAACGGCTTGCTCTCGGCTATTTCTGACAATGTCTTTGTCGCTACCGTTTATATCTCCGAAACAAAAATGCACTTTGTTCACTTGCTCGGAGCCATTCCCGACATCGGAATGACCGGGCAGGCTCTGATGGACAAACTGACCGACCCTCATATTGCAAGGGCTGATGCAGTTGCTGGCTTACCACAGGCAGCAGCAACTCAGGCGCTCAGTATTATGACAAATCTGGATAAGCTGGCAGTAGCAATCAACACCGGAACCAATATTCCAAGTGTTGCAACTCCTAACGGTCAGGCAGCATTCCTTTTCTTGCTGACCTCGGCTCTTGCTCCGGTTATCAGGCTTTCTTATGGTCGGATGGTGCTTCTGGCTCTACCTTACACCATCACTATGTCTCTCATGGGTCTCGCGGCTGTTAACTATTTGTTATAG
- a CDS encoding PEP/pyruvate-binding domain-containing protein: MQVKQLFKYWTYLFFAPGAHLRHKYSAFKSLLVHDATALELIADLEDVFYSKKKVDNQRVIWLIHRLSLAVEAMTGQLVEMNPLRYMNLAENFRRIDDCVKLAVDHDLPDSTPPYILSLGSAADFPGLAGGKGANLGRAFNESSVNVPPGFVVTANAFNLFIDFNGLREAIESRLSLMEVDNHSLLAKLTLEIQELILAADVPDEIADGISLAMSEMFSEEGLIAVRSSALAEDGDISFAGQYASELSVQKKDVLEAYKRVLAGKFCPRAVFYRISNGLSDSETAMAVLILPMVEAEKAGVIYSKNPDSQFRSENICIYGVHGLGDSLVDGSISPAKAFLSRDPEPKLIRINSTKRDALPSEATILELGRIAMRLESLFGFPQDIEWAKDSSGNVYILQTRPIQQNTDKAAEVHSPIENTPIVKGLERASLGVGCGEIYFAVTGKDFANIPEGSIVVTPTLKPVLSLFISKMNGVIAGTGSRASHFASVARECGLPVLVGDTLGSFSAGQFVTVDGVDGAVFDGCVEEVVTRNFKKEKVAQRVFDFSSKVAPFTVKLDLTDPESADFTAEGCCSLHDLVRFCHEKSVEEMFSLVDKMGRGMGAAKELKSELPLVMYILDLGKGLVLNTTKRGHITPQDIKSQPMLELWRGLASPMVKWSKGLTHIDWEEFDRVSAGIFSVNSKLLASYGIVSEDYLHLMIRFGYHFSVVDSICGPNAGANYINFRFRGGGSELENRLLRLEFIRRVLDHYGFEIEIHGDMLDAICSRISEKDTCVLLNILGYLLAVTRLMDMRLQNEKQVKAEVRLFIESAERLDGNCS, from the coding sequence ATGCAGGTCAAACAACTTTTTAAATATTGGACGTATCTTTTTTTTGCTCCGGGCGCTCACCTTAGGCATAAGTATTCGGCGTTTAAGTCTCTTTTAGTCCATGATGCTACTGCCCTTGAATTAATTGCTGATCTTGAAGACGTCTTCTACAGTAAAAAAAAGGTTGATAATCAGCGCGTGATCTGGCTGATTCATCGGTTATCATTGGCAGTTGAGGCTATGACCGGGCAACTGGTCGAAATGAACCCCCTTCGTTATATGAATTTAGCGGAAAATTTTCGTAGAATAGACGACTGCGTAAAGCTTGCTGTTGATCATGATCTGCCTGACTCAACCCCTCCTTATATTCTCTCTCTTGGTAGTGCAGCAGACTTTCCTGGTTTGGCCGGAGGCAAAGGGGCTAATCTTGGGCGTGCATTTAATGAAAGCAGTGTTAATGTTCCGCCCGGTTTTGTTGTGACTGCGAATGCTTTTAATCTGTTTATTGATTTTAACGGGTTGAGAGAGGCTATAGAAAGTCGTTTAAGTCTCATGGAAGTTGATAACCATTCCCTCCTTGCGAAGCTTACCCTTGAAATACAGGAACTGATTTTGGCCGCGGATGTTCCCGATGAAATTGCGGACGGTATCAGTTTGGCTATGTCGGAGATGTTTTCGGAGGAGGGGTTGATAGCTGTCCGCTCAAGTGCGTTGGCCGAAGACGGTGATATTTCTTTTGCCGGACAATATGCCAGTGAACTCAGTGTGCAGAAAAAAGATGTGCTTGAAGCTTATAAACGGGTTTTGGCTGGTAAATTCTGCCCTCGAGCTGTTTTTTATCGGATTTCTAACGGACTTTCCGACAGCGAAACGGCTATGGCTGTGTTGATTCTTCCTATGGTTGAAGCTGAAAAAGCGGGGGTTATCTATTCTAAGAATCCTGACTCTCAGTTCCGTAGTGAAAATATCTGTATCTATGGAGTTCACGGGCTTGGTGATTCTTTGGTAGATGGAAGTATTTCTCCGGCAAAAGCTTTTCTCTCCCGAGATCCTGAACCTAAATTGATCCGAATCAATTCTACAAAGAGGGATGCTCTTCCAAGTGAGGCAACTATTCTTGAGCTCGGACGGATTGCCATGCGGCTTGAATCTCTTTTCGGCTTTCCGCAAGACATTGAGTGGGCTAAAGATTCTTCCGGCAATGTTTATATCTTACAGACACGTCCGATACAGCAGAATACAGATAAAGCTGCCGAGGTTCACTCACCAATAGAGAACACTCCTATAGTCAAAGGGCTTGAGCGTGCGTCACTGGGAGTGGGATGCGGTGAGATTTATTTTGCAGTAACCGGTAAGGATTTTGCGAATATTCCTGAAGGGTCGATCGTTGTTACACCGACTCTTAAGCCCGTACTTTCTCTGTTTATCTCTAAAATGAACGGGGTTATTGCCGGCACAGGCAGCCGGGCAAGTCATTTTGCATCCGTTGCACGTGAGTGTGGTCTACCTGTTTTGGTCGGCGACACTCTAGGGAGTTTTTCAGCAGGACAATTTGTGACGGTTGACGGGGTGGATGGAGCGGTGTTCGATGGCTGTGTGGAGGAAGTGGTAACTAGAAATTTTAAGAAAGAGAAAGTTGCACAGCGAGTCTTTGATTTTTCCTCCAAGGTTGCGCCTTTTACTGTAAAACTGGACCTTACGGACCCTGAGTCTGCTGATTTTACGGCTGAAGGGTGTTGTTCGCTGCATGATTTAGTTCGTTTTTGCCATGAAAAATCAGTAGAAGAAATGTTTTCATTGGTGGATAAAATGGGTCGCGGTATGGGCGCGGCAAAGGAATTGAAAAGTGAATTACCTCTGGTTATGTATATTCTTGATCTCGGTAAGGGATTGGTTTTAAACACAACTAAAAGGGGTCACATAACTCCTCAGGATATAAAGAGTCAGCCGATGTTGGAGCTTTGGAGGGGGCTGGCCAGTCCTATGGTGAAATGGTCAAAGGGACTGACTCACATAGACTGGGAGGAGTTTGACCGGGTCTCTGCCGGAATATTCAGTGTTAATTCTAAGTTGCTTGCTAGTTACGGCATTGTTTCGGAAGACTATCTTCATCTTATGATTCGTTTCGGCTATCATTTTTCTGTAGTGGATTCCATCTGCGGACCCAACGCAGGGGCGAATTATATTAATTTTAGATTTAGAGGCGGCGGATCTGAACTTGAAAACAGGCTTTTACGGTTGGAGTTTATTCGCCGTGTGCTTGATCATTACGGATTCGAAATAGAAATACACGGGGATATGCTTGACGCCATATGTTCCAGAATCAGTGAGAAAGATACCTGTGTTTTGTTAAATATATTGGGGTATCTGCTGGCGGTTACGCGACTGATGGATATGCGTCTTCAAAATGAAAAACAAGTGAAAGCCGAAGTCCGGCTGTTTATTGAGAGTGCGGAGAGGCTTGATGGAAACTGTTCATAA